Genomic segment of Vicinamibacterales bacterium:
ACCAGCCCGCTCGGGGAGGGGGAGATCGTGCGCGACATCCTGCCCGACAAGAGGATGGTCCCTCCCGCGCCCCACGCTGCTGCGGTGCCGGCGATGATTGACGTGACCGTTTGCGGCGCGCCGCCATCTGCCTCGATCCGTTTGAGTTCGGTGAATGCGAAGAACCCGATCGAGCGGCTGTCGGGTGACCAGAAGGGCCGCCGCGCGCCTTGAGTTCCCGGCAGAGGGTGCGCCTCGGCCGCGTCAAGCGGACGCACCCAGAGCGCAGGCTGTCCCTGGTAATCGCCGACGAATGCGAGACGACGTCCATCGGGCGAGAGCGCGAACGACGCCGGATCGGAGGTCCACGGCGTCGTGATGTCGCCGATGCGCATCGCCGGTGCGTCGGGTGCCGACTGCACGAACAGGACGCCGACCACGATCGCCGCCGCGGCAGCCAATCCGACAGCAATGCGCCCGCGATATCGAGATCGTCGTGGTTGGGCCGGTGAGCGATCCCCGCCGTCGAGAGCGGCGTCATCGATTTCGATTCGCGCGTCGGCCATGTGATGCAGCCGTCGCGTCGGATCGCGCTCGAGACAGCGGCGCAGCAGCCGGCGGATGCCATCCGGCACGGTCGGCGGCAGCGCCTGCCAGTCGGGCCCGCGGTCCGGAACGGCACCGGACGTTTCGGACGTCGTGGTGCCGGCGAACGGCCGCCGCCCGGCGAGCATCTCGTAGAGCACGCATCCGAATGCCCAGACGTCGGCGCGTTGGTCGACGCGCTCGCCCCGCGCCTGCTCGGGACTCATGTAAGCCGGGGTTCCGGCGATCAGATCGTCCCGGATGGGAACATCGCCGGCCTCACCAGCCGTACCGACGTCGCGATCGTCGGGCCCGACGGCCTGCGCGAGACCGAAGTCGAGAATCTTCACGGCGCCGCTGCCCGTGAGTTTGATGTTCGCCGGCTTCAGGTCGCGGTGAACGATCCCTCTCGCATGCGCCGCCGCCAGCGCGTCGGCGATCTGCCGCGCGATCTCGAGCGTGCGATTCATCGGCAGGGCTCTGCCGGCGAGGTGCTCGGCGAGCGTCGGCCCCTCGATGAGCTCCATCACGAGCGCGCAGACCCCGTTGGACACTTCGAGACTGTGAATCGTCGCGATGTGCGGGTGGTTCAAGGTCGCGAGCAGACGTGCCTCTCGCTCCAGTCGCGCAATCCGTTCAGCGTCGACGGAGAACGCGGCGGGCAGGACCTTGACCGCGACGTCGCGCGCCAGCCGGGTGTCGCGCGCGCGATAGACTTCACCCATCGCGCCCGAATCGAGCGGCCCCAGGATTGTGTAAGGCCCGAGCTCGGCGCCCGGAGCCAGTGCGGCAGCGACAGGTGCGCCAGCATCTGCCGCTCGAGCGAGCGCGGCGACGGCAGGCGTCTCCGCGAACCCTTCAGCGTCGGCATGCGCGGCGAGGAGCGACTCCACGTCTTCTCTGAGCGCGGCGTCTTCCCGGCACTCCTCGCGTACGAACGCGCCGCGCTCGTGCGGCGCGCGCGCGAGCGCGGCGTGGAAGATGTCCTTGACTCGTGGCCAGCGGGCCGGGTCGTTCATGGTCGCGCGGCCCGCCCCTTCGTGATCCGGCGATAGAGCCATGCTCGCGCGGACTGCCACTCCCGCGTGACCGTGGCGCGCGACAGCGACAGCACGCCCGCAATCTCGGTCTCGGAGAGGCCGGCGAAGTACTTCAGCTCGACGATTTCAGCCTGACGCGGATCGAGCCGCGCCAGGTCCTGCAGCGCATCGTCCAGCATGAGGAGCTCGCAGTCGGGTGGTGAAACCGCGCGTGCTCCTTCGTCGAGGCTCACGCGAATGCCGCGCGCGCGCTTGACGGCCTGCCGCTCGCGCGCGTGGTCGACCAGGATGCGGCGCATGAGCTGCGCGGCAATCGCGAAGAACTGTGAACGATTCAACCAGCTCACACGTGTCTGTGCCGTGAGACGGATGTACGCCTCGTGCACGAGCGCGGTGGGTTGCAGCGTGTGATCCGGACGTTCGCGGCGAAGGTATGCCGACGCGCGCCGCCGAAGCTCCTGGTACACGAGCGGGAGGAGGTCTTCCCGCGCTTGCGTGTCCCCACGTCCCCATGCCCGGAGCAACTGACTGACGGTCCCGGTGGGCGCCGCATTCATGTCCCGGGATCTTCCCATCGGTCGCTCATCATTCGGCCCCCGGCTGCGGGCAGCTGGCTCGGGCCGATTATAGAGCGCTTCAGCCAATCACCATCGGCCGTGCTGCATGTCATGGCTCTCATGAGTGACGCGATCCCGCTCCATGAGGCAGTCCGACCACCGTTTACGCGTTATGAGGCGGCACAGGCAAAGGCAGGTCGGTGTGCGCGGGAGGCAAGCATGCGCGTGTTTGGTCGATGTCTGACGGGTGCACTCATCGCCGCCGCATTGCCGGTGGGAACATGGATCGTCGTCTCCGCTCAAGGACGCGGCGAGATCACACTGAATTGTCAGGATTCGCCCTGCGATGCAGTGGCGCGGGGACGTGTGTCGTTCAACGACCGCAACCTGCACGGTCTGGGCGGGAACGGCCGCGCCTGCGCCGACTGTCACGTGCCGTCCGAGAGTTTTCAGCTCTCGCCGGCGGTGGCCCGGGCCAGGTTCGAGGCGCTGATGGCCAGGCGCTCGGTCAACAAGAACGCTGACGATCCGCTGTTCCGGCCTGTCGATGCCGACGATTTCCGTGAGCACGGCGAGCTGGCGAACGACTATTCAAATCTGGTCGAGAACGGGCTCGTACGGGTGACGCTGGCGCTCCCGCCCAACGTCAGGCTCATCGACCCGGCGACCTGCCCGGCGCCGGACCCGGTCGCGTGCCAGCCGGGCGACGAGACATCGGTCGACGTGTGGCGAGCGGTGATGCCGGTGAACAACGTGGCAATTACCGGCCCCGACGACGTTCCGCCCGTCTGGCCCCCGGCGCCACGCGCGCCGATCATGGGCGTTGATCCGAACGGCGCCAACCGGCAGGGCGGCTACCAGCACGACGCGCGATTCGGCACGCTGCAGGAGCAGGCGCGCAGCGCCCTTCTGGCGCATGCGCAGGTGACCGTCGAACCTCCGGCCGGGATGCTCGACGATCTCGCGGCGTTCCAGCGCACATTGTTCTCGTCACCGGCAGTTGAAACGTTGGCCGACGCGATCGCATCTGGCGCCGCGCCGTTTCCCGATCCCGATCCAGAGCTCACCGAACTCGAACAACGCGGCAAAGCGGTGTTCAAACGCTCGTGCGCGCAGTGCCACGGCGGCGTGCTCCATCCCAGCGGATCGACGCCCGATGCAGCGATTCCGCGGCCGATTCGGGCTCGATATCACAACATCCAGACGGCGTGTCCGCGTCCGAGCACTGATGGATTCGATCCCTGCCCACCGAGACTGGCGCGCAATGCGCGCATCTATCGCATTACGCGGGCTGACGGCTCCTATCAGTTCGTGACGACCTCAGATCCCGGCCGTCTGCTGCTCACGGGCCAGCCTGCAGACCTCAGCGCGATGGACACGACGCAGCTGCGTGGCATCAGCCGGACCGCGCCCTACTTCCACAACAACTCCGCCGCCACACTCGAACAGGTGCTCGATCATTACGACGCGTTCTTTCGTTTCGTCGTGCGGACCAATCCGCCACCGAATCTGCCGGCAATCGTGTCGTCGAACGGCACCGTGGTGGATCGCGGCTTCATCGCGCCGGAGGAGCGGCCGGCCCTGCTGGCGTATCTACGCAAACAGTAGGCGCGAGGCCGCGGCAAGCAGCAGGCCGCGAGGCCACCGGCTGGAGGTGAGGGGCTTTCCATGTGGCGGTCATCACATTTGTCGTTCGTTGCCGGAGGGATTCTGCTCCTGTCGCTGCCAAGAGGCGATCAGCCCACACTTGTGGTGGCATCGGCTGGCCAGACGGCGTCCGCAGCAAGTCGAAGTGAACTGATCGCGGTGACATCGAAGGATGGGACGCGCATCGGAGTGGAATGTGCGGGAACCGGCCCGACGTTGCTCTTCGTCCACGGCGGCGTCGGCGATCGCACTCGCTGGACACCGATGTTTCCGCTCCTGGCGTCGAGGTTCACCGTCTGCGCGATGGATCGGCGCGGCCGCGGCGCCAGCGGCGACTCGGTCGAATACAGCTTGTCGAAGGAAGCGGAGGACGTCGCCGCGGTCGTGAATTCGCGCGCCGGACCGGTCTTCGTGTTCGGTCATTCGTTCGGCGGCGTCGCGGCGCTCGAAGCCACGTTCCTGACCGACCGCATCGCCAGGCTGATGCTCTACGAACCGCCTCTGTACGACCCGGCCGACGACCTGCTCGCCGTCGCGGCCAGAGTCGAGGAGATGGTCGCGCGTGGAGAGCTTGAACGGGCACTCGTGATCTTCCAGACGGAAATCGTCAAGCAGTCGTCTGAAGAGATCGCCAGGATGAAGACCCGTTCAACGTGGCCCGGCCTCGTCGCATCCATGGCCGTGCATGCCCGCACCATGCGCGCCCTGGCGGCGTACCGATTCGACGCCAGCCGTATGAAGTCCGTGACGATGCCGACACTGCTGCTGATCGGTGAAGACACGGCGTCGCCGTACGCCAGACAGTCGATCGGCGCATTGCGGGAGTCGCTGCCGACTTCGACGCTCGTGGTGCTCGAGCGCCAGGAACACAACGCGATGGACGGCGGGCGCGACCTGCTCGCCAACGTCATCGTCAAGTTCGCGTCAGCCAGGGAATGAGAGGGCGGCTCCGCACGGCAAATCGCCTGATCCCGGAACCCGCCTTCTTCTCCGTCAGCTCGATCTCGGGAGCGGCGGCGGTCCAAGTCCCCACAATGCGGCCCCGCCGCCAAGCGCGAGGAGCGCCACGACACCTGGCGACATTGGCAGAGGGAAAGTGCCCGGCGCAAAGATGATCAAACAGAGCGTGACGGCGACAGCCAGTCCCGAAGCGAACGTCAGCACCGCCGTGAATCGACGCCGCTTCTGCGTCTCCCGTGCGTATTCCGCTCGCGCGACGATGGCCGGCATGGGCGGTACGCGCACGCGGTCCGCCGCCCTCGCTCGTTGAAAGGCCTCCGCCAGCATCCGATCGTCAATCACGACGTGCCTCCAAGGAGCCGAACGAGATTCCGGCGCGCGCGAAACAGGAGCACCCTGACGCTCTTCTCTCCAACGCCCACGATCCGGCCGATGGTCCGATGATCCCAGCCCTCGGCGTACGCGAGCCAGGCGATCGAGCGCTGCTGCGGGGTCAGAGCTTCCAGGGCGCGTTCGAGATCGATGGACACCGCAACGTCGCGGGTGCCGGACGCCACAAGGCTGCGCACGTCTTCGTCACGCCACGATTCCTCGCCGCGCGCGCCCCCCTTCCAGTGATCGCGCATCAGATTCCGGGCGATCGTGAAGACGTACGGCGCGCGCTCAGCCTCGGGCAGCGAGTCGCGCCCCGACTGGAGCAGGCGGACGAACGCTTCCTGCGCAATGTCACTGGCCACGCTCGGATCGCCAACGACGCGCCGCACCCAGCTCCACAGCCGGGGATACGTTGCCTCGTACCACGCCCCAAAGTCCGCTTCCGGCATGACCGCTACGGCCGCGTCTCTCGTCCATCGAGCAGCCCCCAGCGGCGGGCCATGAGATGAGACACCGCCGCGACCACGAGCAGTCCCGCGCCGACCGAGACGCCGGCCGTTCCCCAGTAGCGAAGATCTTCCACTTTGCGAATGAAGTTGATGTCCGTCTCGCCGGCGAGCCGTATGGCGTTCGCGAGAAACGCGACGCCCAGGCTGAAGACGACGATGCCGACCTGGACGAAGCGAATCACGGATCGCCGGGGATTGGCGGTGCCGGCGCGGCCGTAGAGCAGCTGTTTCCCTTCGTCGCTCCGCACGAACGCCAGCAGTTCGTCGGCTGAGGCGAACCGATCGAGGATGCGCTCGACGACCGCGTGGTTCCTGGCGCGTTCTTCCACGCCGCGCACCGACCGTCGATACACCAGCCACGCCACCCACGCCGACAGGGCGGCCCATACGACAACTTCAACGAATCTGTCTTCCATGACTGGAACAACTGCAGCACAGACGGCTGGTTAACACCATGGGGTCGGTTAACCGCGCCCCCGCTGGCGGCTTGTAGCAGGCAGCACGACTCAACCCATGAGAGAGGACCGACCCATGCACCGCATCTCAGCCGTCGTTTTCACCGCGTTCATCACAGTCCTGGTTCCCGTTGCAGCGGCCCAGGCGCCCGCGACCCCGAGCGGGCGCGACGAGGTCATCCGGGCAATCGCCTCCCGGTTCGAGACGACCTACGTCTTTCCGGACGTTGGTGCGCGCGTGCGCCCCGAACTCGAGAAGCGAATTCAGGCGGGCGCGTACCGGGACATTCCGGACGGCCAGGCCTTCGCCGATGCCCTGACCCACGACCTTCGAACGATCACCGGCGACCAGCACGTACGCGTGGGTTACAGCAAAGAACCATTTCCACCCATGAACGAAGCACCCCAACCGCCGTCGCCGCGATCGCCAGACGATACGCGCCGCCAGATGGCAGCGCTCAACTTCGGCTTCGTGAAAGTGGAGCGGCTGCCGGGGAACGTTGGATTCGTCGATCTCGACTTCTTCGCCGATCCGGAGCTGGGCGGCGCCACGGC
This window contains:
- a CDS encoding sigma-70 family RNA polymerase sigma factor; amino-acid sequence: MGRSRDMNAAPTGTVSQLLRAWGRGDTQAREDLLPLVYQELRRRASAYLRRERPDHTLQPTALVHEAYIRLTAQTRVSWLNRSQFFAIAAQLMRRILVDHARERQAVKRARGIRVSLDEGARAVSPPDCELLMLDDALQDLARLDPRQAEIVELKYFAGLSETEIAGVLSLSRATVTREWQSARAWLYRRITKGRAARP
- a CDS encoding alpha/beta hydrolase — its product is MWRSSHLSFVAGGILLLSLPRGDQPTLVVASAGQTASAASRSELIAVTSKDGTRIGVECAGTGPTLLFVHGGVGDRTRWTPMFPLLASRFTVCAMDRRGRGASGDSVEYSLSKEAEDVAAVVNSRAGPVFVFGHSFGGVAALEATFLTDRIARLMLYEPPLYDPADDLLAVAARVEEMVARGELERALVIFQTEIVKQSSEEIARMKTRSTWPGLVASMAVHARTMRALAAYRFDASRMKSVTMPTLLLIGEDTASPYARQSIGALRESLPTSTLVVLERQEHNAMDGGRDLLANVIVKFASARE
- a CDS encoding RNA polymerase sigma factor, which encodes MPEADFGAWYEATYPRLWSWVRRVVGDPSVASDIAQEAFVRLLQSGRDSLPEAERAPYVFTIARNLMRDHWKGGARGEESWRDEDVRSLVASGTRDVAVSIDLERALEALTPQQRSIAWLAYAEGWDHRTIGRIVGVGEKSVRVLLFRARRNLVRLLGGTS